CCGTAATAGCTCCAAACATATTCTTGATGTCTTTGGGTTGATGGTGACCCCCGGTCACCTGACTTACTGCGCAGACGGGCCGCTCAAGGCGCGCCATGTGCCGATCCTTGATATTTTGCGAACGGACGGAGCGATGATGAGTGCCAATGGTACGCTAATCCGTGCCGCAACAGGGTGCCAAGTGGGGTCTGAAGGCGATGCGTTGCTATGGGTGGTAAATGGCCCCCAACAGGCCGATGGAACTATAAAAGTTCAGGACATGAAGCAAGTACGTACAGGCAGCCGCTATATTCTGGATGACGGCAACGATGTTAGTCTTCTGGATCTGGTGCAAGCTGCTGGCGGTATTGTAACCAATGAGGGGCTGGTACAATTGCCCCAGAGTGAAGAAGCTATGCCGTTCCGTTGGGTGTTTAAGGGGGATTTACCACAGCCGGAAGACTATGTTTTGCAGCGTTCACAGGCAACCTTGAGCGAGCTCTATGCCGAAGGGAAATGGGAGATTGATCCCCCTACTGCGAAGCTGGAGAGTGCGCATAGGGGCCGGCCCATCGTGACACGATCTACTGAGGAGATCGCTGCTGGCAATCCCAATATTCCATTGAGCTTTCAAATACCCCACACGTAGACGCTCCGTTTTACAGTCCGTAGAGGGGACAGTGTCGGCACCGCTACAATCTGTAATTGATTTAGCTCAGATACTGCTCCCCATGGGGGCGCTGATTTTCCTAATTTATCTGAGGAAGCAGTGCCCTACCCCCTGACGTTTGATTAGATTGATATTGTTATGTCCCATTTCCGTAAGCTGCCAGTTATACAAGGGGCTATGGCCCGTGTTTTTACCCCGGAACTGGTGTTCAAGAACACCTCGAAGTTCACTCCTCCTAGTTGGGTTTCAAAGAACGGGGCGCCGCTAAGCACCCATCTTACCAAAGACGGTAATTACGCTTCTTTTAACTTCGAAGTGGAAAGAAAGCATACCTATATCGCAGGTGGTATGCGGGTACACAATGATTGTGATGTGAGCGATCACATCCTGACAAAAGCGCAAGCAGACCTGCTACGCTCAATGTTCGGGGAAGATCAAGTTTTTATCGAAGACTTGGGCAACGGTAAATTTATATACTTTTTAGATGATGAGTTTGAGGTCGTTCTGAGCAGCCCCGTTTGAGTGGTCCGCTTTGAAAGTTAGTGCATGGTTGGATATGCCGGATCTCTATCGCTTTCACTCTGGCCCATGATAGCAAGGGTTCATTGATGTTTTCCGGGCCATTGTCAACACGTATCACGGCAGGCTTGCCGCGCCATTCCAGCACTTGTTGCAGCGTGCGCACCACTCTGAGCGCTGGCAAAGAGAAGTCAACTTCAATCGCCAATCCCTCCCGGTTGAAGTCATCAAGGATAGTGAGCGTTCGAAATCGCCTGCCATCTTCCAGCTGGTCAGACATGAAATCCATCGACCACACATCATTGGGACGGGATGGCACCACAAGCTCGTCAGGTTTTTCTCGCTTCAACCGCTTGCGCGGTCTGATCCGTAGGTTCAACTCCAACTCTCGGTAAATGCGATAAACACGCTTATGGTTCCTGCTATAGCCTTTGATATTGCGAAGATATGGAAAACATAGTCCGACCCCCCAAGTTCTATTGGCTGTCGTTAAGCATAGCAGCCAGTCGGCTATGACAGCGTTCTCATCGATCAAGCGCCACTGATAACTGTAACAGCGCTCACTCACACCAAAGGTGCGACACGCCAGAGCAATGGAAACCCCTTTGACTTCAACGGCAAGCATAGCCATCTCCTTGCACTGAGATGGCTTCAGTACTTTTTTGCCGAAGCTTCCTTCAAAAGCTCATTTTGCAATGAAAGCTCCGCATACATCTTCTTGAACCGACGCAACTCGTCTTCCGTAGAAATCATCGATGTATCCAACCCACCATACTTTGCCCACCATTTATAGTAGCTGGCTGGCTCATACCATGTTCACGGCACTGCTGAGCAACCGGAATACCACTTTCTCCTTGCTTCAAAATTGCAATGATCTGCACATCGCTAAAACGAGATGTTTTTATAAAATAAGTCCTAAAATATGAGCCAACAATATCTCTACTTTTAAACTCGATCAAATTCCGGGGGGATTGCCCCATGATCAGACTTCCGCTACTTTTTTTTTTGGGGGGGGGGGAGGACAGTATGAGAGTTTATTACTCTCCCACAACTCCAAGGTTCAGTCGAAAATAATTTTCTTTCAATTTTATCTAGTAAAGCTAATATATTGCTATGGCTGGGGTAAGTGTAAGTTCATTACGATCAGATTTATGGTCAATGCCTACCAATAAGGTGGCGCATATTATTCAGCTTATGGAGTCCGACGGTGTTAAGCGGCAAGATATACTTGCGCGTACTGGAATTAATTCTGCGGACCTCTTATCCCCCAATGCTCTTGTCAGTTTTCCGCAGTCGTTTACTCTTATTCGCAACCTATTAGGGCTCTCTCGTCGACCTGGCCTTGGTCTTTATGTTGGTCAACATGAAAACATCGGCACCTGCGGCCTGATGGGATACGCAATGAGCTGCGCTCCCAATATTGGGCGGGCAATGGAGCTTGCCGTTAAGTATGTTAGAGCTTCTGCGACCCTGACGGATATCCTGTTTTCTTTAGATGGTGATGAGCTTCTATTCACCGCCACGCCAATTGCGACTGAAAGAGATATTCTTCCCTTTGTCATCGAAGAAGTCTTCAGCGCCACGCTGCGCATCTTTCACCTGATCAGTGGTATTAAGCTCCCCCCCAGTAAAGTGTCTTTGTCCTATAGTGATCCCGGTTATGGGCAGCTTTATAAAAAGACGTTTGGTTGCCCTGTAGAGTTTAATAGACCTACAAATACCATAATCTATGATAGGGAGGTTTTAGGGCTCCCCACGCTTCAGGGAAATCCAGTTTCAGAGGCCATGGCTGTCAAGCTCTGCGACAAGCATCTAGAAGACCATGGCACTACAGAGAGTGTTGTGATGAAGGTTCGACGGGAACTTATTGCCCATCCCTCCAAGTTTCCCTCAGAAGAGATAATTGCTGATAAACTACAGATTCATTCCAGAAGTTTGCGTAGGCACTTGCAGTCCAATGGCACAAGCTACCAGCAAATTCTGGATTCCGTTCGTGAACAGCTTGCGAAAGAATACCTTCAGTGCACGAAAATGCCTATGGAGGAAATCGCCGGGCTAATAGGCTATTCAGACACCAGCAACTTCCGCCGCGCATTCAAAAGATGGACCCAAATAGCGCCCAGCGACTTTCGAAAACAGGCAGCAACAGAGTTGGCCATCTGATACTGCGCTTTTCTAAACGGCTTTCTGTCCGAAAATGACCTCCCAAGAGCCCATTCGTGACCTCTTACACCTGTGATTCTTTTGATACTAATTCATATTGAGTGCCGGATCGGGGGGGAGTACGGGATACTTGCGGGTACCAGCGCCATTGGGGAGGCGTTGGTGCTTGTGCTCTGTTGATTGTATGTGGGGAGACATCATGAAATCGAAAATAATCATCATCGGCTCTGGTTTCGGGGGAATTGCCACTGCCAAGAAACTATTGGATGAAGGTGAAACTGATTTCCTGATTTTGGAGCGCGCTGGAGATGTTGGGGGCGTATGGCGGGACAATGCGTACCCGGGCGCTGTGTGTGATGTACAGTCCCACCTCTACTCGTTTTCTTTTGACCTTAATGCCAACTGGGAACACGATTATGGGCGCCAACCTGAGATATACGCGTACCTGCGTAAAAACGTTGAGAAGTGGGGACTGTTGCCTAAAGTTCGTTTGAATGAGGACGTCATGAAACTCAAGTGGCATGAAGAAGGTGGCGAGTGGGAAATCGTCACTACGCAGGCCACATATCGCGCGCAGTTTGTTGTTGGTGCCTTTGGTAACTTGAGTGATCCATCTATCCCAAAGATTAAGGGCCTAGAAAGCTTTGAGGGGGAGGTCACCCACTCCGCACAGTGGACAGAAGATTTCTCTTATAAGGGCAAACGGGTAGCAATTATTGGTACTGGCGCTTCAGCCATTCAGATTGTTCCCTGCATTCAGCCCGAAGTTGAGAAACTGATGGTCTTTCAGCGCACACCGCCGTGGATTTTACCTCGCTACGACGAGCCTATTCCGAACGAACAGCAACAGCGTTATGCTAGCCAGAAATGGAGAATGCGACTTGAGAGAGCGCGTCTTTATTTCACAAGGGAATTTAATGTTCTGGGCTTTATGTTCCCGCGCCTGATGAAAAAGCCTGAGAGGCAAGCTCTAAATCACTTAAAGGCGTCTGTGCCAAACGTGGAACTTCGGAAGAAATTGACGCCCAACTACACAATTGGCTGCAAGCGCGTTTTGCTGTCCAACACCTATTATCCTGCTATTGGCAACGAAAATGTTGAAGTGACCACCTCAGGTGTTCGCTCAATCACAAAGGACGCTATTGTTGGGAGTGATGGCGTGAGCAGGGAAGTGGATTCCATTATTCTCAGTACCGGTTTTATGACACAGGACATGCCGTTTACACATATCATCTACGGCAAGGACGGGCGAACACTTGCGGATACTTGGGGGGATGATCCGCAGTCTCTCGTTGGAACCTCAATGGTCAACTTTCCCAATTTCTTCCTGCTGCATGGCCCCAATACAGGGCTGGGCCACACATCTGGTGTCTTCATTTTGGAAATTCAGGCAGAACACGCAATCAGCTGTATTTTGCATGCACTGAAGAAGGAAAAGCCGATTATTGAGCCGCGCTTACAAGCTCAGGAAGCTTTCCAAACATGGATTCAGAAAAAATCAAAGGGGACCGTCTGGACATCCGGAGGCTGTCAAAGCTGGTATCTTGATGATGATGGAAAAAATACGAGTCTGTGGCCAAGCTTCACCTTCGCATTCCGCAGCAGAGTGAGAAAAATACGCCCCAAAGAGTATGAATTGCGCGATCTGGCGGGCCCCGCAAAACTAAATGAGGTGGCGTAAACCATGAGCAATACTAAACGATCTGCCGCCCGCTCTCTGGACCGTGTCCTTGAAGCCATGCCAAGTTGGCTGCTTGGGTTGCCCCGCAACCGGCGCGGTTATCACCTGTCACCCCTGTTGAATGTGGTTCGTAAAGTTCAACGAGGTTCGCAAACCACTTTAATGAATAGTAATAACCCTAAGCAATTACGCAAAAAAATACGGGATAACCTACTGCCTCTGCAGGTGTCCTATGAAGTTCAAGAGGTCAGGAATGTTCAGATAGACTTGTCTGATAGGCTCTTAAATGCGCGTCTTTATATCCCTAAGGGTAAAGGGAGCCTGCCAGCTTTAACCGTATATTTTCACGGCGGTGGGTATATTTTCGGCGACCTTGATACCCACGACGACCTTTGCCGATTGCTCTGTAGAGAATCCGGCACTCAGGTTCTTTCGGTAGAATATCGTCTGGCCCCAGAGCACCCTTTCCCAGCAGCTCTGCAAGACGCAATAGAAGCATTTCACTGGGCACAAAAAAACGCCAAGAGCTTTGGCGTGTCGCCTTCCGCAATCGCCTTGGCGGGGGATAGCGCTGGCGGAAATTTGGCAACAGTTGCAGCACAAGACCCATCTCAATACGGGCCGCCCCTTGCGCAGCTTCTCGTTTACCCCGGAACAGATGGGGAGACTGTCAGGCCCTCACACACACAATATGGTGACGCATACTTTCTGGATTTAGAAGATCGCAAAGCCTTCCAAAGGTACTATCTCAGCGGAGGACTTACAGGTATGCACGACCCACAGGTTTCCCCGCTATTGGGGGATATATCACCTGAGTTTGCCCCCGCACTGATTGCAACGGCCGGGTTTGATATTCTCCATGATGAAGGGGAAGCCTATGCCACGAAGCTGGTGCGCGCAGGCGTTCAGGTAGACTATTTATGCTTTGAGCGCCTTGTGCATGGCTTTGGCAATATGGTTGCGGTCCATCGGGCCTCTGAAAAAGCCCTGCTAGAAGTGGCCAGACGTTGGAAGCGCCTCTGTTACTCGCAGCTCGGTGCCTCAGCACAAGTGGCTGTTAAGCAAAACTACAGCAAGGCAACGGCGTAAATCTCATAGCTTTGGGGGAAACATGCAAGGCTACAAAAATATAGCAGATATTTTTCAGCTCATTTCGCTTAAACGTTGCCCAGCTGGTATTTTCGCATGGAAGCACCGAATGGGGATACATTTGGCGTTCCATCAAACCCCCATGAACAATTTCCTGCATATTGTCATGCCGCCCTTCAATTCTCTGGGTGTACTCCTGTGCATCTACGGTATTTTTATTCCAGTGGGTGATTATTTTGGGGGCTCTGTATCACTTGCACTCCTGCTGCTTAGCCTAACTTTTGCGGCATACCTTTTGGTGGATGTGATTGTGGCAGTGCTGGCAATCGCCCCAGTCATTCTTCTTTATCCTTTGTGCCATTGGATCTATCAGGCTGTCGATGGTTCCCTATTTCTGATGTTCATCATTGGCTTGGTTGTTTTTCTCGCAGCTCTTTGGATACAGGTGGGTATTGGGCATAAGGTTTATGAAGAGGGTATTGGCGATGAAGATGAAAACATTGGAGAAATGTTTGCCACCCTTAACCCCACATACTTTATAATTTTACCACTCTATCCCATTATGGAGCTCCTTTTTCTCGCAGGATACCGCCCCAAAACGGCCTCTCAGATCTGTGGAATATCCGGTGAATTGCGGCCTCTCGTTGAAAAGAGAAAACGTGAGCATCCGCTGGGAAAAGGCATTTGAGGGGAAGCGACAGATGACAAGAGCCGCGACTACGAGTGAAAACCTATTATTTCAGAGCATAAAAATTGGGGGGGTGGAGCTTTCTGGCAGGCTGGCGAAATCGGCAACAGTTGAAACGCGGTGCACAGAAGATGGTTTTATAACTGATCAGCTCATTGAGTTTTATGAGGAAATCGCCCGTGGGGGAACGCCTCTTATTATCTCCGGTGCTTCCAGTTATAACCGATACGCCCGTGGTGTTCCCTACCAGATCAGTGTGGATGCAGATGATAAAATCCCTGGCTTGAAAAAGCTGGCGCAAGCGGTTCATCGGCATCAATCAAAAATTTTCATTCAGATCTATCATACATCCCGTCAGGCTCTCCCTGAGCCCGTTGGCAGAAAAGACGCACAAGGGCCCTCGAGCGTTAGGGAACCCACCTTAGGCGTGAAACCACGCGCCATGAGCATTGCTGAAATTCAGGAGACAATTCAGGAATATGCACTTGCAGCTGAACGCTGCAAAAAAGCGGGCATTGACGGGGTTCAAATTCATGCCTCTCATGGTTATCTCATCAGCGCGTTTTTAACTCCTCATACCAATCGGCGAAAAGACCAATATGGTGGCTCCTTTGAAAACCGCATGCGCCTGCTCGTTGAAACCTACCGGGCAGTTAGAAAACGTGTCGGTCCTGACTATCCTCTCATTTTGAAACTCAACGGCTCCGATGAATTACCCTTTAGAAAAGGACTAGGGACGTCTGAGCTGGTAAAAGTGGCACAGAATATGGAGGGGGAGGGAATTGACGCTGTTGAGATCACCACAGGCCACTATGAATCGGGAACAACCTTCTCAAGGGCAAGATGGCAAGGCTTCACGAAGCTTCTCACATCCAAAGGTGTGGGAGCCAATTTTTCATGGCCGCGCCGCTGGGGTATGTGGCTTGTTGCCCCAGTGATAGACAGCCTGTTTAATAAAATATCGGTTTACTCTGAGGGCTTTAACGCAAATTATGCCCGCCAGTTTAAAGCAGCCCTCAAAATTCCGGTTATCTGCGTTGGAGGCTTCATACAAAAAGACGCCATGGAGGCGTCTTTGCAGCGGGGAGATAGCGACATGATCTCGGTCGCCCGCGCGCTTGTGGCAGACCCCTATCTCTATAGAAATTTACAGGATGGTATCAAAGGCCCGCAATGCCAATACTGCAATAAATGCCTTGCCTTAGCCGGTGTAAAACCACTCACGTGCTTCCATCTTGAAGTCGCAATCCAAAGGCAAAAAATGATTGCCAGCTACGCCCATAAAAACCGAAAACAAACTTGAGCCCAATCAACTGAGGTTAAGATAAACGTATGACCGTTGGCACACCCTATAACCTATCTAACGGAACCACTCTCAAAAATCGCTTTTTCAAAGCTGCAATGAGCGAGCAACTTGCGGATCGCGCTCATAATCCCACGTCAGAAATCACAAACCTTTACAGGGCATGGGCCAAGGGAGGCGCCGCTCTCGTCGTCACCGGCAACATAATGGTTGACAGGCGGCAGCTGGGAGAACCCAAAAACGTGGTTCTTGATAGTCATAGTGATCTGAAAAAATTCAAGGAGTGGGCCAAGGCGGGCGCGGGCAACAATACCCAAGTTTGGGTGCAGCTCAATCATCCGGGTAAGCAGGTTCCTAATTTCATAAACTCAAAGCCAGTGGCCCCTTCTGCAATTCCGTTTAAAGGAGCCTTAAGGGCAAACTTCGCGCCACCCCGAGCATTGCAGGAAACCGAAATATATGAAGTCATCGATCAGTTCGCAAAGAGTGCGCAACTGGCTAAAAACGCTGGGTTTCAAGGCATACAGATCCACGCCGCCCACGGATATCTCATCAATCAGTTTCTATCTCCGCGCCATAATCGCAGAGAGGATCAATGGGGCGGATCAATTGAAAATCGGATGCGGTTTCTCTTGGAAGTTTATGAGGAAATTCGGAAGGTTGTCGGACCGCAATTTCCAGTTGGCGTCAAACTTAATTCGGCTGATTTCAGCTCTGGTGGCTTTTCCGAAGAAGACTCGCTTTTTGTTATCAAGCATTTTGGCGAAGTTGGTGTGGACCTGATTGAAGTCTCCGGCGGTTCCTATGAAAACACAGCAATGGCAGACGGCGTAGAGCAAAAGGACAGTACCATCAAACGGGAAGCCTATTTTCTTGAGTTTGCGGAAAAAGCGAGGAAACACACGGATACATGTCTGGTTGTCACAGGTGGCTTTCGCTCAGTTCAAGGCATGAATGAGGCCTTAACGTCTAACGCAACTGATTTAATCGGAATGGCTCGCCCAATGTCGATTGACCCAGATCTTCCCAACAAAGCGCTTAGCGATAGCAACTATAAAATCTCCCTTCGCAAGCTTACAACAGGCATTCGCACTCTGGATAAAATGGTCCTGCTCAATATGACATGGTACGAAGCACAGCTTGCTAGGATAGGGCAGGGCAAACCACCAAGCCCGGCCTTAAGTGAATGGCGCTCAACCCTGATGGTTCTTTCCAATCTTGGCCTTTATGCGTTCAAAAAACGAAGGGCTTGAGTGGCTGTTTGAGATTAGATTTTCAGGTATGCAGTCTAGATGAACGTTCCAAACAGCTATACCCGTTTGATGGGCATTGCCATCTATGAACACGCCCCGGATTGCAAGCGTTTTATGAGTTTTAGCAATGTAGGTTTTCAGTCATCTATCCGGCCTGTTTGCGCGGTCTATTCCGCTGGCCCTGATGGAATTCGTAGACCAACACCCAATCAAGTTGGCGAGCTCGAAGCTCCGACAATGCCACGGGGTTAGTTGGTCCCGGTTACCCTGTTTTGCCATCACATCACGATCACCCTCGCAATTGGTTTTAGTACGACGCTTTATACTTCCACTGAGTTGTACCGATATGTTTGCGACTTGCTGAGCAGGGCCCAGACGGTGCGCGCCATTTTATTGGCCATGGCAACCAGGACTACGTTGGTCGGGCGCCGTTCAAGCAATGCCTTTTGCCACTGGGACAAACCGTCCTGTTTTCGCCGGGACCAGCCCAAACTTGCCCTTGCCCCGTGAACCAGAAGCTTGCGCAGATAGCCGTCACCGCGTTTCGATATTCTTCCTAATTTTTCCTTACCGCCGCTCGAGTACTGTTTAGGCACCAAGCCGAGCCATGCGGCAAGCTGGCGGGCACTGCGGAACTGGGTAACATCGCCGATTGTTGCAACCAACGCGGTCGCAGTGATGACGCCAACTCCGGGAATCGTCTCCAGCCGTTTGCTGTCTTCATTGTCGGTGTGCCACTCGTTAAGCTTTCTTTCCAGCGCCTTGATCTGTGTTTGCTTTTCTTTCAACTGCTCTGCCAAAAAATTCAGGGCTTTACGTGCTAGGGCTGGCAGACGAGTGTCTTCCGAGTCTTTGATGACTATGATAAGTTCGCTAACCTTTGCTGCGCCAGCGCCTACCACGAGGCCGAACTCGCCGCAATGGCCGCGGATTGCATTGATCAACATTGTCTTCTGGCGTACCAGAAGTTCGCGAGTGCGATGCAGGACTAGAAGAGATTGCTGTTCCGCGCTTTTTATTGCTGCAAAACGCATAGTCGGGCGCTGAACCGCTTCGGCGATTGCTTCCGCATCAGCCGCATCGTTCTTCTGGCTCTTTACAAACGGTTTGACATATTGCGGTGGAACCAGCTTCACCTCATGGCCCAATGCTTGCAATTCACGAGCCCAGTAATGCGCGCTGCTGCAAGCCTCCATGCCAACGAGGCAGGGCTCGATACCCGCAAAAAACTCTATAATACCAACGGCACTTATAATTGACCTGTATGCGCCCAATTTCGTCTACCGATTGATGTGATTGTGTGGGGTTGTTGAATAAGCTTATTCCAAGCGGAACAGGCGGCATCGACAATTTCCTGGTAGTCTTGAAAGGTTCGGTTAGAGAGCCAGTTTTGCCGTAAGTACTGCCAAACATTTTCAACCGGGTTGAGCTCCGGAGAACGGGGTGGGAGCAGCAAGATGGTTATATTATCAGGCAACTTCAGTTTTGCCGTTGTATGCCAACCCGCTTGATCCATCAGGACCACTGCGTGCGCCCCTTTGGCGACGGTTCGGCTGATTTCTTTAAGGTGAAGCTGCATGGAATTGGTATTGGCTTTGGGCAAAACAAGTGCTGCCCCTTTGCCGTGGGCGGGGCAGATGGCCCCGAATACATAAGTTGATTGATAGCGCCCGTCGCTGGGAGCCCGTGGTCTCGTTCCTTTTTTTGCCCACCTTCTGGTGAGCCCATTTTTTTGACCAATGCGGGCTTCGTCCTGCCACCAGATTTCCATGGATGTTTGTGAGGGCAAGCGCGCTTTTATTTCTTTAAGCCGGGCATGGAAGTTTTTTTATATGTCTCCATAACTTGCTCGTCCTGTGCCGGGTGCTGTGGCCGAACGCTGACCCGAGAAAATCCCAGAACTCTGAGGAGGCTTGAAATAGCCCTTTCGCTATAGCTGACCCCAAACTTCTGCTCGATCACACCTTGCAGATCCCGCCGACGCCAGCGAATTACGCCGTGTTGTTGTAAATCAGGCCCAGCCTCAACCAGATCTGCAAATTCAGCCATTTGCTCTTTATTTAACCACCGGACACGGCCCGGGCTCTTACGATTGTACAGGCCGTGCGGCCCTTCTGCGTTAAACCGATGCACCCAGTCTCGCAGTGTTTGGCGGTCCATGCCGCCCATGCGTGCCGCCTCCAAGCGCGACAACCCATCATAAACAGCAGCAAGAGCAAGAAGGCGGCGGCTCTGCCTGACATCCTTACTTTGACAAGCAAGAGTTCGTAACGAAGAAGCATCATAGTCTCGGCGCAATGGGATCGCTGACATTGGGAATCTCCTTTCCCAATGTTGAATCACAATTCAAGTGATTTGGGAATCCTCATCCCGAGTCAAAAACAGGTGCCGTTGGAATTAACCGCAGAAGCCACCAGCAATGAAACATTGCGAACCTCCCCAGCCCAGGTGCGCTTCATTACAATGCCGTCCAAATACAGATAGGGATGATCCCCCTCGATGGGGCGCTGGCACCATTGTTCGATCTTGGCGTAGATCTTCTTATTGAGATTGGAAACTGTACCTGGTGAGACTCGCGTCCCCCACAGGGCCTCGGTTATGTCTTCCACACGGCGCACCGAAACACCCGCCAGATACATCTCGATAAGCGCTTCCTCAACCGAGCTTTCCCGGCGCTGGTAACGCTCGATGATCGCCGTCTCAAAGGCTTGCTTACGCAGCTTTGGCATCTTCAGCTTAACCGGACCAGCCTTGGTGCGCAGGGAACGCTCATAACTACCAGCACGCGTATCCTGACGCCCTTCAGAGCGTTCATCGCGTCCAGCCCCACACAATCGGTCGGCTTCGGCATCCAGCATCGCATTCAAGGCCTCTTCAACCGTGCCGCGTACCATCTCGCCAAGATGATCCTTGATCCGGGCCTCATCAATGCGGATGACGTTGTTCAATTCCTTCTGCTTATCGGTCTCGTCCATAATCTGATCCCCTCATCCAGTGTGAGTGGAACCGAACTCAACAGCAAATGTGATGGAGTGGATGCCCCACCCGGCGGCATCGCAATGTGCCATATTTACGATTGAAGCAATCGAAGATTGGGAAGGGACATCCATGGCAGAGGTTAGCATTATAGGTTTAGATTTGGCAAAGCACAGTTTTCAAGCTCATGGTGCGGCACCAGACGGCAAGGTTTTATTTCGACGGAAATTGTCACGCGGGCAGATGTTACCGTTCTTTGCCAAACAAGAACCTTGTGTTGTGGCAATGGAAGCTTGCGCTACTGCCCATAGTTGGGGGCGAGAAATTCGCGCTCTGGGGCATGATGTTAAATTGATTCCCCCAATCTATGTGAAACCATTTGTAAAACGTTAAAAAAACGATGCAGCTGACGCGGAAGCCATTGCGGAAGCAGCGTCGCGCCCCACAATGCGTACGGTTCCGATAAAATCAAAGGATCAGCAAAGTCGCGCCGTGTTATTCCGTAGCCGCGATCTTTTTGTACGTCAACGTACTCAGTTGATCAACGCCTTGAGAGCTCATTTGGCTGAGTTTGGCTGCCTCGCACCAAGAAAGGCGATACACGTTAAGAAACTGGCTGAGGCTTTGAATGCTCCGAACAGTGACCTGCCTCCTGTGGTGCTTCAACTCGGTCAGATCTACCTGGAGCAAATTGCACTGCTCACAAACCGGATCCAGTCCCTGGAAAAGCAGCTTCGAATAGAAGCGAACCAGGACAAGGCTGCGCAAAGATTGCAAACCATGCCCGGAATAGGGCCGATAACGGCCATGGCGGTTACAGCATTTGCCCCATCAATGAGCACGTTCCGCCGAGGGCGGGACTTTGCCGCATGGCTG
This genomic window from Pseudovibrio sp. M1P-2-3 contains:
- a CDS encoding AraC family transcriptional regulator; protein product: MPTNKVAHIIQLMESDGVKRQDILARTGINSADLLSPNALVSFPQSFTLIRNLLGLSRRPGLGLYVGQHENIGTCGLMGYAMSCAPNIGRAMELAVKYVRASATLTDILFSLDGDELLFTATPIATERDILPFVIEEVFSATLRIFHLISGIKLPPSKVSLSYSDPGYGQLYKKTFGCPVEFNRPTNTIIYDREVLGLPTLQGNPVSEAMAVKLCDKHLEDHGTTESVVMKVRRELIAHPSKFPSEEIIADKLQIHSRSLRRHLQSNGTSYQQILDSVREQLAKEYLQCTKMPMEEIAGLIGYSDTSNFRRAFKRWTQIAPSDFRKQAATELAI
- a CDS encoding flavin-containing monooxygenase, whose amino-acid sequence is MKSKIIIIGSGFGGIATAKKLLDEGETDFLILERAGDVGGVWRDNAYPGAVCDVQSHLYSFSFDLNANWEHDYGRQPEIYAYLRKNVEKWGLLPKVRLNEDVMKLKWHEEGGEWEIVTTQATYRAQFVVGAFGNLSDPSIPKIKGLESFEGEVTHSAQWTEDFSYKGKRVAIIGTGASAIQIVPCIQPEVEKLMVFQRTPPWILPRYDEPIPNEQQQRYASQKWRMRLERARLYFTREFNVLGFMFPRLMKKPERQALNHLKASVPNVELRKKLTPNYTIGCKRVLLSNTYYPAIGNENVEVTTSGVRSITKDAIVGSDGVSREVDSIILSTGFMTQDMPFTHIIYGKDGRTLADTWGDDPQSLVGTSMVNFPNFFLLHGPNTGLGHTSGVFILEIQAEHAISCILHALKKEKPIIEPRLQAQEAFQTWIQKKSKGTVWTSGGCQSWYLDDDGKNTSLWPSFTFAFRSRVRKIRPKEYELRDLAGPAKLNEVA
- a CDS encoding alpha/beta hydrolase, whose translation is MSNTKRSAARSLDRVLEAMPSWLLGLPRNRRGYHLSPLLNVVRKVQRGSQTTLMNSNNPKQLRKKIRDNLLPLQVSYEVQEVRNVQIDLSDRLLNARLYIPKGKGSLPALTVYFHGGGYIFGDLDTHDDLCRLLCRESGTQVLSVEYRLAPEHPFPAALQDAIEAFHWAQKNAKSFGVSPSAIALAGDSAGGNLATVAAQDPSQYGPPLAQLLVYPGTDGETVRPSHTQYGDAYFLDLEDRKAFQRYYLSGGLTGMHDPQVSPLLGDISPEFAPALIATAGFDILHDEGEAYATKLVRAGVQVDYLCFERLVHGFGNMVAVHRASEKALLEVARRWKRLCYSQLGASAQVAVKQNYSKATA
- a CDS encoding NADH:flavin oxidoreductase, which gives rise to MTRAATTSENLLFQSIKIGGVELSGRLAKSATVETRCTEDGFITDQLIEFYEEIARGGTPLIISGASSYNRYARGVPYQISVDADDKIPGLKKLAQAVHRHQSKIFIQIYHTSRQALPEPVGRKDAQGPSSVREPTLGVKPRAMSIAEIQETIQEYALAAERCKKAGIDGVQIHASHGYLISAFLTPHTNRRKDQYGGSFENRMRLLVETYRAVRKRVGPDYPLILKLNGSDELPFRKGLGTSELVKVAQNMEGEGIDAVEITTGHYESGTTFSRARWQGFTKLLTSKGVGANFSWPRRWGMWLVAPVIDSLFNKISVYSEGFNANYARQFKAALKIPVICVGGFIQKDAMEASLQRGDSDMISVARALVADPYLYRNLQDGIKGPQCQYCNKCLALAGVKPLTCFHLEVAIQRQKMIASYAHKNRKQT
- a CDS encoding NADH:flavin oxidoreductase/NADH oxidase family protein, with product MTVGTPYNLSNGTTLKNRFFKAAMSEQLADRAHNPTSEITNLYRAWAKGGAALVVTGNIMVDRRQLGEPKNVVLDSHSDLKKFKEWAKAGAGNNTQVWVQLNHPGKQVPNFINSKPVAPSAIPFKGALRANFAPPRALQETEIYEVIDQFAKSAQLAKNAGFQGIQIHAAHGYLINQFLSPRHNRREDQWGGSIENRMRFLLEVYEEIRKVVGPQFPVGVKLNSADFSSGGFSEEDSLFVIKHFGEVGVDLIEVSGGSYENTAMADGVEQKDSTIKREAYFLEFAEKARKHTDTCLVVTGGFRSVQGMNEALTSNATDLIGMARPMSIDPDLPNKALSDSNYKISLRKLTTGIRTLDKMVLLNMTWYEAQLARIGQGKPPSPALSEWRSTLMVLSNLGLYAFKKRRA
- a CDS encoding IS630 family transposase (programmed frameshift), encoding MSAIPLRRDYDASSLRTLACQSKDVRQSRRLLALAAVYDGLSRLEAARMGGMDRQTLRDWVHRFNAEGPHGLYNRKSPGRVRWLNKEQMAEFADLVEAGPDLQQHGVIRWRRRDLQGVIEQKFGVSYSERAISSLLRVLGFSRVSVRPQHPAQDEQVMETYKKNFHARLKEIKARLPSQTSMEIWWQDEARIGQKNGLTRRWAKKGTRPRAPSDGRYQSTYVFGAICPAHGKGAALVLPKANTNSMQLHLKEISRTVAKGAHAVVLMDQAGWHTTAKLKLPDNITILLLPPRSPELNPVENVWQYLRQNWLSNRTFQDYQEIVDAACSAWNKLIQQPHTITSIGRRNWAHTGQL